A window from Mytilus galloprovincialis chromosome 8, xbMytGall1.hap1.1, whole genome shotgun sequence encodes these proteins:
- the LOC143085196 gene encoding uncharacterized protein LOC143085196, with protein MSDWIPLVAQVKSIVQISAGDEEGAKQTQETFAKRCPIVSQTVSVYQAFNGDMVGAKETQMEFLGMINDTVNSIPIVGHAKGMVHYVAGDKMGGDEAMKSASHTTGTIGGGIAGFGLLGPIGAIAGGITGGAIMDATITTADTLIHDEDRPYGYFNQIKQIKEKPGDAGQWVDIATSLALDGLAGHTAGVAYNQQTTKETAKAKKNKNKVKSKKNKKPSPIKPKGKTENNNRNTDYKILKQSDSKSKMSNAQCAKSNAQSTVVLSEPNGNQETHTPQPSYSVTSAIADFTESTTDAAATMGKVIVASKGIMDNSSAGEFLINTLQGSSSARLRNKTSESKEIEALERSKSFPIPKEGRVMKISQLLRGDHIKYKRLFGYSHHAIVTNVFPESNEYEIVHFQPPSSGNKINDSPLIRQEIKQLDEAFYVLEYEDRYPHEATATMAEVMIGYNEEDRITIYSVFSNNCEHLATYCVTGQAYSTQVGNGKELVKALVKTGMIAASKSVKRQRENIEAG; from the exons ATGTCGGATTGGATTCCTTTGGTAGCACAAGTTAAGTCGATCGTCCAGATATCTGCTGGCGACGAAGAAGGTGCTAAACAAACACAGGAAACATTTGCCAAACGATGTCCTATTGTTTCCCAAACCGTATCTGTGTATCAAGCTTTCAACGGTGACATGGTAGGTGCTAAGGAAACACAGATGGAGTTTCTTGGCATGATAAATGACACAGTGAATAGTATTCCTATAGTAGGGCATGCCAAAGGTATGGTGCACTATGTAGCCGGTGACAAAATGGGAGGCGATGAGGCTATGAAGTCCGCCTCACATACGACTGGTACTATAGGAGGTGGTATTGCTGGCTTTGGATTATTAGGACCTATTGGTGCAATTGCTGGAGGGATAACAGGAGGAGCAATAATGGATGCAACCATTACAACAGCGGACACATTAATCCATGACGAGGATAGGCCATAcggatattttaatcaaataaaacaaataaaagaaaaacccGGTGACGCGGGTCAATGGGTTGATATTGCTACTTCACTAGCTCTGGATGGTCTTGCAGGACATACAGCAGGAGTGGCGTACAATCAACAAACGACGAAAGAAACGGCCAAggcaaaaaagaacaaaaataaagtcaaaagtaaaaaaaataaaaaaccatCCCCGATAAAACCGAAAGGGAAAACTGAAAATAATAACCGAAATACTGATTATAAAATACTAAAACAGTCGGACTCCAAAAGCAAGATGTCAAATGCACAGTGTGCCAAGTCTAATGCTCAATCTACTGTTGTGTTATCAG AACCAAATGGTAACCAAGAAACCCATACGCCTCAGCCATCATATTCAGTCACATCAGCCATTGCAGATTTTACTGAGTCTACAACTGATGcag CTGCAACCATGGGTAAAGTAATCGTAGCTTCTAAAGGGATAATGGACAACAGCTCGGCAG GCGAATTCCTGATAAATACTCTACAGGGAAGTAGCTCTGCCAGATTGAGAAATAAAACTTCTGAAAGTAAAGAGATAGAAGCATTGGAACGGTCTAAATCATTTCCA ATTCCAAAAGAAGGGAGAGTGATGAAAATATCTCAGTTATTGAGGGGAgatcatataaaatataaaagactcTTTGGCTACTCCCATCATGCAATAGTAACCAATGTATTTCCGGAAAGTAATGAATATGAAATCGTTCATTTTCAACCGCCATCTTCTGGAAATAAAATAAACGATTCACCACTCATCAGACAGGAAATAAAACAATTAGATGAAGCGTTTTATGTCTTAGAGTACGAAGATCGTTATCCTCACGAGGCCACAGCTACCATGGCAGAAGTTATGATTGGGTACAATGAAGAGGATAGGATAACTATATACAGTGTGTTCAGCAACAACTGTGAACACTTAGCAACATATTGTGTAACTGGTCAAGCATACAGCACACAAGTTGGGAATGGCAAGGAACTTGTGAAAGCATTGGTCAAGACCGGAATGATTGCTGCGTCGAAGAGTGTAAAGCGCCAAAGAGAAAATATCGAAGCAGGTTAA
- the LOC143085192 gene encoding uncharacterized protein LOC143085192: MKYFIILSILGIVWCSNYHLRSSNSTICTKSRDCTSTAPCCRDAYNNTLTDQENHFGSVLGGSTPSGICSSELGKKGEECDSSCGCESGYTCYRPMSGVCCPPRRCYDAAWVKQQQDHWANCHPPTCFVPP; encoded by the exons ATGAAGTATTTTATTATactg AGTATATTAGGAATTGTGTGGTGTTCCAATTATCATTTAAGATCAAGTAACAGTACTATATGTACCAAATCACGTGATTGTACTTCAACTGCACCATGTTGTAGGGATGCTTATAATAATACACTTACTGACCAGGAAAATCACTTCG gTTCGGTTCTAGGAGGTTCAACTCCAAGTGGAATATGTTCGAGTGAACTTGGAAAGAAAGGGGAAGAATGTGACTCTTCTTGTGGATGCGAATCTG GTTATACATGTTATCGGCCAATGTCTGGAGTTTGCTGTCCTCCAAGAAGATGCTATGATGCCGCTTGGGTAAAACAGCAACAAGATCACTGGGCTAATTGTCACCCACCAACATGTTTTGTACCTCCATAA